Genomic segment of Phycisphaerae bacterium:
TGCCGATTTTACCCTTAAATAACGATTTTTTGCGTATTTTTTACAGGAACCCTTTAGACCGATAATGGTCTAAATTAGGAGAAAAGGCGTGACCGAAACTGCAAATATCAACACCGATGATGCAATCCTCGTTCAGCAGTGCCAAATGGGCGATTCCGAGGCGGCCGAAAGGCTTATTCGAAAGTATCAGAGTCGGATATATAACGCCATTTTTAGAATATGTGCGAATCCAGACGATGCCGCGGAACTTACGCAGGATACGTTTGTCAAAATAATAGAGAATATTGATAATTTCCAGGGCAGAAGCAGCTTTTACACCTGGGCATTTAGAATCGGCGTTAATCTTACCCTGAACTACTGTCAGAGAAACGCCAAACTGGGGCTTAAAAGCCTCGACGCCGAGGATAGCAGCGATGACGATGCTAAAGGGGTGCTGAAGAATTTTTTGACCGATAGTAGTTTGCCCGACCCCGCTGCCGTGGCCCAGAACAAGGAGTTGTGCGGATTAGTTACAAAGGCCCTTGGAAAACTGGATGATGCTCATCGGGCCGTTATTGTCTTAAGGGATATTGAAGGTATGAATTACGCTCAGATTGCAGAAGTCCTTGACATCGAGTTAGGCACAGTTAGAAGCAGGCTCAGCAGGGCCAGGACCAGTCTGAGAGAGGTTATGGAGGCTTTAATATAATGAGCCAGAATGAAATTCCAAATCTTGATGAACTGCTCAACAGCTTCCTCGATGGCGAGCTGGACCAGAGGCATCAGACCGAGGTTCAGCGATTGATAGACCACGATAATAAAATTGCCGAACGCCTGCAGGCGCTTCGGAACTGTAAAAGATTAGTTAATTCGTTGCCCTACGCCGAGGCTCCGGATGGGATGCTGGAGAATATCAAAGCAAAATTGCAAGAAAAGGAAACCCCTGTCCCCGCTGCCCCCTCTTCGACTCACAGGCAGCGTCAGGGAGCAAGACATTTGTTTGTGCGCAGACTTACCGCCGCTACCGCTATGTTCGGATTAGTAGCTGTTTTCGCGGCGGTGA
This window contains:
- a CDS encoding sigma-70 family RNA polymerase sigma factor, producing MTETANINTDDAILVQQCQMGDSEAAERLIRKYQSRIYNAIFRICANPDDAAELTQDTFVKIIENIDNFQGRSSFYTWAFRIGVNLTLNYCQRNAKLGLKSLDAEDSSDDDAKGVLKNFLTDSSLPDPAAVAQNKELCGLVTKALGKLDDAHRAVIVLRDIEGMNYAQIAEVLDIELGTVRSRLSRARTSLREVMEALI